A section of the Microbacterium sp. MM2322 genome encodes:
- the rpsS gene encoding 30S ribosomal protein S19, producing MPRSLKKGPFVDEHLLRKVVSQNEAGTKNVIKTWSRRSMIIPAMLGHTIAVHDGRKHIPVFVSETMVGHKLGEFAPTRTFRGHEKDDKKGRRR from the coding sequence ATGCCTCGCAGCCTTAAGAAGGGCCCCTTCGTCGACGAGCACCTGCTTCGCAAGGTCGTCTCGCAGAACGAAGCCGGTACCAAGAACGTCATCAAGACCTGGTCACGTCGATCGATGATCATCCCGGCAATGCTGGGCCACACGATCGCCGTCCACGACGGACGCAAGCACATCCCTGTGTTCGTGTCCGAGACCATGGTCGGCCACAAGCTGGGCGAATTCGCGCCCACCCGCACCTTCCGCGGCCATGAGAAGGACGACAAGAAGGGCCGTCGCCGCTAA
- the rplB gene encoding 50S ribosomal protein L2, giving the protein MAIRKYKPTTPGRRGSSVADFAEITRSTPEKSLLRPLAKTGGRNNQGRITTRHIGGGHKRQYRVIDFRRNDKDGVNAKVAHIEYDPNRTARIALLHYFDGEKRYILAPNKLSQGDIVESGAGADIKPGNNLPLRNIPTGTVIHAIELRPGGGAKMARSAGASVRLVAKDGPYAQLRLPSGEIRNVDARCRATIGEVGNAEQSNINWGKAGRNRWKGIRPTVRGVAMNPVDHPHGGGEGKTSGGRHPVTPWGQAEGRTRHPNKESDKLIVRRRNAGKKRK; this is encoded by the coding sequence ATGGCTATTCGCAAGTACAAGCCCACGACCCCCGGTCGTCGCGGTTCGTCGGTCGCCGACTTCGCTGAGATCACGCGATCGACGCCCGAGAAGTCGCTCCTTCGCCCGCTGGCGAAGACCGGTGGTCGTAACAACCAGGGCCGCATCACGACCCGTCACATCGGTGGTGGCCACAAGCGCCAGTACCGCGTCATCGACTTCCGTCGTAACGACAAGGACGGCGTCAACGCCAAGGTCGCTCACATCGAGTACGACCCCAACCGCACCGCACGCATCGCGCTGCTGCACTACTTCGACGGTGAGAAGCGTTACATCCTCGCCCCGAACAAGCTGTCGCAGGGTGACATCGTCGAGTCGGGTGCTGGCGCCGACATCAAGCCCGGCAACAACCTGCCGCTGCGCAACATCCCCACCGGTACCGTGATCCACGCGATCGAGCTCCGCCCCGGCGGCGGCGCGAAGATGGCACGTTCCGCCGGTGCGTCCGTTCGCCTCGTGGCGAAGGACGGCCCCTACGCGCAGCTTCGTCTGCCCTCGGGCGAGATCCGCAACGTCGATGCGCGCTGCCGCGCGACCATCGGCGAGGTCGGCAACGCCGAGCAGTCCAACATCAACTGGGGTAAGGCCGGCCGCAACCGCTGGAAGGGCATCCGCCCGACCGTGCGTGGTGTCGCCATGAACCCGGTGGACCACCCGCACGGTGGTGGTGAGGGTAAGACCTCTGGTGGACGTCACCCCGTCACTCCTTGGGGCCAGGCCGAGGGTCGTACCCGGCACCCCAACAAGGAAAGCGACAAGTTGATCGTTCGCCGTCGCAACGCCGGCAAGAAGCGGAAGTAG
- the rplW gene encoding 50S ribosomal protein L23 — protein sequence MTAVNKDPRDIILKPVVSEKSYGLIDEGKYTFLVDPRATKTEIKLAIEKIFGVKVASVNTLNRPGKARRTRFGTGKRKDTKRAIVSLKSGTIDIFTAVG from the coding sequence ATGACCGCCGTCAACAAGGACCCGCGCGACATCATCCTGAAGCCGGTCGTCTCCGAGAAGAGCTACGGGCTCATCGACGAGGGCAAGTACACGTTCCTCGTGGACCCGCGCGCCACCAAGACCGAGATCAAGCTCGCCATCGAGAAGATCTTCGGCGTCAAGGTCGCGTCGGTGAACACGCTCAACCGCCCGGGCAAGGCCCGCCGCACCCGCTTCGGCACCGGTAAGCGCAAGGACACCAAGCGCGCCATCGTGAGCCTGAAGTCGGGCACCATCGACATCTTCACGGCCGTCGGCTGA
- the rplD gene encoding 50S ribosomal protein L4 has protein sequence MADSTLALDVVKADGKKAGSVELPAALFDVKTNIPLIHQVVVAQLAAARQGTHSTKRRGEVSGAGRKPFKQKGTGNARQGSIRAPHMTGGGIVHGPKPRSYAQRTPKKMVAAALLGALSDRARGGRLHVVDSFGIEGAPSTKAAVAVLGQLAPTKNVMVVITRDDELTVKSVRNLGYVHVLTFDQLNAYDVLVSDDIVFTKAAYDAFVAAKAGATEEVSA, from the coding sequence ATGGCTGACTCGACTCTCGCGCTCGACGTCGTGAAGGCAGACGGCAAGAAGGCCGGCTCCGTGGAGCTGCCCGCCGCACTGTTCGACGTCAAGACGAACATCCCCCTCATCCACCAGGTCGTCGTCGCGCAGCTCGCGGCGGCTCGCCAGGGTACCCACTCGACCAAGCGTCGCGGTGAGGTCTCCGGTGCCGGCCGCAAGCCCTTCAAGCAGAAGGGCACGGGTAACGCCCGTCAGGGATCGATCCGCGCGCCGCACATGACCGGTGGTGGCATCGTCCACGGTCCGAAGCCGCGCAGCTACGCGCAGCGCACCCCCAAGAAGATGGTTGCCGCCGCCCTGCTGGGTGCGCTCAGTGACCGTGCTCGCGGTGGACGTCTGCACGTCGTCGACTCGTTCGGCATCGAAGGTGCTCCCTCGACGAAGGCCGCCGTCGCGGTCCTCGGCCAGCTTGCACCGACCAAGAACGTCATGGTCGTCATCACCCGTGATGACGAGCTGACGGTCAAGAGCGTCCGCAACCTCGGTTACGTTCACGTGCTGACGTTCGACCAGCTCAACGCCTACGACGTGCTCGTCTCCGACGACATCGTCTTCACCAAGGCCGCCTACGACGCGTTCGTCGCTGCGAAGGCCGGCGCCACCGAGGAGGTCTCGGCATGA
- the rplC gene encoding 50S ribosomal protein L3 codes for MADINSKVSKGLLGTKLGMTQVWDENGKVVPVTVIEVAPNVVTQVRTPERDGYNAVQIAYGQIDPRKVNKPQTAHFDAAGVTPRRHLTEVRTADAADYSLGQELTVDATFEAGQLVDVVGTSKGKGFAGVMKRHNFKGVSASHGAHRNHRKPGSIGASSTPSRVFKGMRMAGRMGGERVTVLNLTVHAVDAEKGLLLVKGAVPGARGRIVYVRNAVKGA; via the coding sequence ATGGCTGACATCAACTCCAAGGTTTCCAAGGGCCTGCTGGGCACCAAGCTCGGCATGACCCAGGTCTGGGACGAGAACGGCAAGGTCGTTCCCGTCACCGTCATCGAAGTCGCCCCCAACGTGGTGACCCAGGTGCGCACGCCCGAGCGCGACGGCTACAACGCCGTTCAGATCGCTTACGGCCAGATCGACCCCCGCAAGGTCAACAAGCCCCAGACGGCTCACTTCGACGCCGCTGGTGTGACCCCCCGCCGCCACCTCACCGAAGTGCGCACGGCTGACGCTGCTGACTACTCACTCGGTCAGGAACTCACCGTCGACGCCACCTTCGAGGCCGGCCAGCTGGTCGACGTCGTCGGCACCAGCAAGGGCAAGGGCTTCGCCGGTGTCATGAAGCGTCACAACTTCAAGGGCGTCTCGGCTTCGCACGGTGCACACCGCAACCACCGCAAGCCCGGCTCGATCGGCGCATCGTCGACCCCGAGCCGCGTCTTCAAGGGCATGCGCATGGCCGGCCGTATGGGTGGCGAGCGCGTGACCGTCCTCAACCTCACGGTGCACGCCGTCGACGCCGAGAAGGGTCTGCTGCTCGTCAAGGGCGCCGTCCCCGGTGCTCGTGGCCGCATCGTCTACGTCCGCAACGCAGTGAAGGGTGCCTGA
- the rpsJ gene encoding 30S ribosomal protein S10 produces the protein MAGQKIRIRLKSYDHEVIDSSARKIVDTVTRAGATVVGPVPLPTEKNVIAVIRSPHKYKDSREHFEMRTHKRLIDIIDPTPKAVDSLMRLDLPADVNIEIKL, from the coding sequence ATGGCGGGACAGAAGATCCGCATTCGCCTGAAGTCGTATGACCATGAGGTCATCGACTCGTCGGCACGCAAAATCGTTGACACCGTGACCCGTGCGGGCGCGACGGTCGTGGGCCCCGTGCCCCTTCCGACCGAGAAGAACGTGATCGCTGTGATCCGTTCGCCGCACAAGTACAAGGACAGCCGCGAGCACTTCGAGATGCGCACCCACAAGCGCCTCATCGACATCATCGACCCGACGCCCAAGGCCGTCGACTCGCTGATGCGTCTCGACCTCCCGGCCGACGTCAACATCGAGATCAAGCTCTGA
- a CDS encoding sugar transferase produces the protein MHRADRRLKRAPALVPARRSARDWPARFSARIVYSDLVVIVAVLVAFRYLVLPDDQSYVTWAGGPRIPYVAALALIGLVWVIALSVFETRDRNIVGSGEQEYRRLVNATVAVFALFVAIAFFLRIEVSRGLFLIAMPVGLVALIFSRWIWRIWLRRQQRRFKYVYRALVLGEPAKAAMIIRAIRRSDSSGFDIVGVVTNARGRQSISDVPVVGGFAHAMAAMDATDADTIIVAEADEVHPEMMRQLGWDVADRNGNLVVAPALTDVAGPRIHSRPAAGLPLVHVEFPRLEGARRLAKRTFDIFGSIALIIVFSPVMLVTAIAIRAESPGRVFYRQPRVGLGGGEFGMLKFRSMVADADDQLASLLDLQGTNDSPLFKVADDPRITKVGRVIRKHSIDELPQLFNVLVGTMSLVGPRPQRAAEVALYDDAAHRRLRVKPGMSGLWQVSGRSTLSWEDALRLDLYYVENWSFMQDLQILVRTLSAVIAPGRTAH, from the coding sequence ATGCATCGTGCTGATCGCCGGCTGAAGCGTGCTCCCGCGCTCGTCCCCGCTCGTCGTTCCGCGCGTGACTGGCCCGCACGCTTCTCCGCTCGCATCGTCTACAGCGACCTCGTCGTGATCGTCGCTGTCCTCGTCGCGTTCCGCTACCTCGTCCTGCCCGATGACCAGAGCTACGTGACCTGGGCTGGCGGCCCTCGCATTCCGTACGTGGCGGCGCTGGCGCTCATCGGCCTCGTCTGGGTGATAGCCCTGAGCGTCTTCGAAACGCGGGACCGGAACATCGTGGGCAGCGGCGAGCAGGAGTACCGCCGACTCGTCAATGCGACCGTTGCGGTTTTCGCTCTGTTCGTCGCGATCGCGTTCTTCCTCCGCATCGAGGTGTCGCGCGGCCTCTTCCTCATCGCCATGCCGGTGGGGCTCGTCGCCCTGATCTTCTCGCGATGGATCTGGCGCATCTGGCTGCGGCGCCAGCAGCGCCGGTTCAAATACGTGTACCGCGCGCTCGTCCTGGGGGAGCCGGCGAAAGCGGCCATGATCATCCGCGCGATCCGGCGATCGGACTCGTCCGGCTTCGACATCGTCGGCGTCGTCACGAACGCACGAGGACGGCAGTCCATCAGCGATGTGCCCGTCGTCGGCGGCTTCGCTCACGCGATGGCGGCGATGGATGCCACCGATGCCGACACGATCATCGTGGCGGAGGCCGACGAGGTGCATCCCGAGATGATGCGTCAGCTCGGCTGGGACGTGGCCGACCGCAACGGCAACCTCGTAGTGGCCCCGGCTCTCACGGATGTGGCGGGCCCCCGCATCCACTCCCGTCCTGCCGCGGGACTGCCCTTGGTGCACGTGGAGTTCCCGCGTCTCGAAGGCGCGCGGCGCCTCGCGAAGCGTACGTTCGACATCTTCGGCTCGATCGCCCTCATCATCGTGTTCTCCCCGGTCATGCTCGTCACCGCCATCGCGATCCGTGCCGAGTCCCCCGGTCGGGTGTTCTACCGGCAGCCGCGGGTCGGGCTCGGAGGCGGCGAGTTCGGCATGCTCAAGTTCCGTTCCATGGTGGCGGATGCCGACGACCAGCTCGCGAGCCTGCTCGATCTGCAGGGGACGAACGACAGTCCCCTCTTCAAAGTCGCGGACGACCCGCGGATCACGAAGGTGGGCCGCGTCATCCGCAAACATTCGATCGACGAGCTGCCCCAGCTGTTCAATGTGCTCGTCGGCACCATGAGCCTGGTGGGCCCTCGGCCGCAGCGCGCGGCGGAGGTGGCTCTCTACGACGACGCTGCGCACCGGCGCCTTCGGGTCAAGCCGGGGATGAGCGGGTTGTGGCAGGTCAGCGGCCGGTCGACGCTGTCGTGGGAGGACGCGCTCCGCCTGGATCTCTACTACGTCGAGAACTGGTCGTTCATGCAGGATCTGCAGATTCTCGTACGAACGCTCAGCGCGGTCATCGCACCCGGTCGAACCGCCCACTGA
- a CDS encoding DUF4012 domain-containing protein, whose translation MAPETRRDAREAAARAATGRSGEAETGAAKPRASRRRIVGRVIVALVILILVLAVWLVVKVLIAKNGLESAQAAVTSIQKGENVADAIPRLASGAGDAAGAANDPVWRMAEMIPAAGDNLRGVRLAAETLDVFANGVGRPVFEMQDDGKGNILSRALPLIESAAPKITKLSAELEQVASSGDLIGPVRRGVDQVSEVADGAGPIFALLPKLLGAQEKQNYLLVFQNNAEALPLGGSSASQTLISADKGNLDIAGQASSGSFVEGKSVEDVSESAKTLYGDRYGSYINLAPSQPDWPGAAKMVKAFWNRDIDDTHIDGVISVDPVALQRILRATGPIEVDGKTLDDKNAVKTLLSDVYEWWNPYTDPDLKSDAFFAGVASAVFGKIAGGDFNVKDMAWAVSDSIETGSILAWSEDADAQKIIAGSGRISGILPRDNKAETVNGVFFRNVSASKIDYYTKTKVDSTMSCANGVTTLTTTATVSLDISQADAEALPTYVQSRAHGAAYFGTQVYMYAPPGMELDSAETTGGASTFRTGNVDLGRVVEPFQARLRPGKTFSVTATFTGKGDFGPLSVWSTPMIHATKTTVTDTCH comes from the coding sequence ATGGCACCTGAGACCCGTCGCGACGCTCGAGAGGCCGCCGCCCGGGCCGCAACCGGACGCTCCGGCGAGGCCGAAACAGGGGCGGCGAAGCCGCGCGCGTCCCGTCGGCGCATCGTCGGTCGGGTGATCGTTGCCCTCGTGATCCTCATCCTCGTCCTCGCGGTCTGGCTGGTCGTGAAGGTCCTGATCGCCAAGAACGGCCTCGAATCGGCGCAGGCTGCGGTCACGTCCATTCAGAAGGGCGAGAACGTCGCGGACGCGATTCCCCGACTCGCTTCTGGTGCCGGCGATGCCGCCGGGGCCGCCAACGACCCCGTGTGGCGGATGGCGGAGATGATCCCGGCCGCGGGCGACAACCTGCGAGGCGTGCGCCTCGCTGCGGAGACCCTCGACGTCTTCGCCAACGGCGTCGGTCGCCCCGTGTTCGAGATGCAGGACGACGGCAAGGGGAACATCCTGTCGCGCGCCCTGCCCCTCATCGAGTCCGCCGCCCCCAAGATCACGAAGCTCAGTGCGGAACTGGAGCAGGTGGCGTCATCCGGTGATCTGATCGGCCCGGTGCGCCGGGGCGTCGACCAGGTCTCCGAGGTGGCCGATGGTGCGGGGCCCATATTCGCCCTCCTGCCGAAGCTCCTCGGCGCGCAGGAGAAGCAGAACTACCTCCTCGTCTTCCAGAACAACGCGGAGGCTCTCCCGTTGGGTGGGAGTTCGGCGTCCCAGACCCTGATCAGCGCCGACAAGGGCAACCTCGACATCGCCGGCCAGGCGAGTAGCGGCTCATTCGTCGAGGGGAAGTCCGTCGAGGACGTGTCCGAGTCGGCGAAGACGCTGTACGGCGACCGATACGGCAGCTACATCAACCTCGCTCCGTCTCAGCCCGACTGGCCGGGCGCCGCGAAGATGGTGAAGGCCTTCTGGAACCGCGACATCGACGATACGCACATCGACGGCGTGATCTCGGTCGACCCGGTCGCGCTGCAGCGGATTCTGCGCGCCACGGGGCCGATCGAGGTCGATGGCAAGACGCTCGACGACAAGAATGCCGTCAAGACGCTCCTCAGTGACGTGTACGAGTGGTGGAACCCCTACACCGACCCCGACCTCAAGTCGGACGCGTTCTTCGCAGGGGTGGCGAGCGCCGTCTTCGGGAAAATCGCCGGGGGCGACTTCAACGTCAAAGACATGGCGTGGGCCGTCAGCGACAGCATCGAAACCGGCAGCATCCTGGCATGGAGCGAGGATGCCGACGCGCAGAAGATCATCGCCGGCTCGGGCCGGATTTCCGGCATCCTTCCCCGCGACAACAAGGCGGAGACGGTGAACGGCGTCTTCTTCCGAAACGTCTCCGCGTCGAAGATCGACTACTACACGAAGACCAAGGTCGACTCGACGATGTCGTGCGCGAACGGCGTCACGACCCTCACGACCACGGCCACCGTCTCGCTCGACATCAGCCAGGCGGATGCCGAGGCGCTTCCCACTTACGTCCAGAGCCGCGCCCATGGCGCAGCGTATTTCGGCACGCAGGTGTACATGTACGCCCCTCCGGGCATGGAGCTGGATTCCGCCGAGACCACGGGCGGGGCGTCCACATTCCGCACGGGCAACGTCGACCTGGGCCGTGTCGTCGAGCCGTTCCAGGCGCGCCTTCGACCTGGCAAGACGTTCTCGGTGACGGCGACGTTCACCGGAAAGGGAGATTTCGGCCCGCTCTCGGTCTGGAGCACGCCCATGATCCACGCGACGAAGACGACCGTCACCGACACCTGCCATTGA
- a CDS encoding ATP-binding cassette domain-containing protein, with product MASATEISRPGGDGNTSPRPMVVAQNAHVTYRVYASGKRMTARDSLLSTRAFRGGRDLQTVPAVRGVSFTASEGETIGVVGHNGSGKSTLFRAMSGLIPTSQGAIWAADRPVLLGVNAALVPELSGENNIKLGLLAMGFTPEEAAAHVGEIADFAELNDFLYHPMKTYSSGMGARLRFAIASAKAHSILLIDEALAVGDRRFKLKSEQRIRELRDTAGLVMIVSHSAGSLRDTCERVLWVHKGELRADGDAKEVIDEYVRWTKQPGSVAVGAATPTSAATEKPAPAAVPEAAPSRGDGDQRTPPSPHRPAAGTDRSDPFEELLIAATVDVPASHASTRAALRRELYRRSAKTAKRRRIVAIAITGGVMLLAAAAGAAIALLSAVPAADAEPSALVRSSPSALPTAPQISRFEAAASTAECETTASTATVQLAWKTQSASHVALAGGVEAKAGRIADELPSAKDEYSVVYPCAEASWTYTLTARSEGGSAVAEVVTVDRVLPDAPTQTPTPRASTPQDAPDVPRATTDPTPEATVPPVVEPTAPAPSASPEPTSPPEETPEPQEPITPPTVEVPPPTTDPVSPPADDSTGGDSAVG from the coding sequence ATGGCCTCAGCGACTGAGATCTCCAGACCGGGCGGCGACGGCAACACCAGCCCGCGTCCGATGGTGGTGGCGCAGAACGCCCACGTCACCTACCGCGTGTACGCATCCGGCAAACGGATGACCGCCCGCGACAGTTTGCTCAGCACTCGCGCATTCCGCGGTGGGCGGGATCTGCAAACGGTCCCCGCTGTGAGGGGAGTGTCCTTCACCGCCTCCGAGGGGGAGACGATCGGGGTCGTCGGGCACAACGGTTCCGGCAAATCGACCCTCTTCCGGGCGATGAGCGGTCTCATCCCGACGTCGCAGGGAGCGATCTGGGCGGCCGACCGTCCCGTGCTCTTGGGCGTGAACGCAGCGCTCGTCCCCGAACTCTCGGGTGAGAACAACATCAAACTCGGGCTCCTTGCGATGGGCTTCACGCCCGAAGAAGCGGCTGCCCATGTCGGAGAGATCGCGGATTTCGCAGAGCTCAACGACTTTCTGTACCACCCGATGAAGACGTACTCGTCGGGCATGGGTGCGCGGCTCCGGTTCGCCATCGCTTCCGCCAAGGCGCATTCCATCCTCCTCATCGATGAAGCCCTTGCCGTCGGTGATCGCCGCTTCAAGCTGAAGAGCGAGCAGCGGATTAGAGAGCTCCGCGATACCGCCGGCCTCGTCATGATCGTGAGCCATTCGGCCGGTTCGCTCCGCGACACGTGTGAGCGAGTGCTGTGGGTGCACAAGGGGGAACTCCGTGCAGACGGTGACGCGAAGGAGGTCATCGACGAGTACGTGAGGTGGACGAAGCAGCCGGGCAGTGTTGCCGTCGGGGCAGCCACGCCAACCTCCGCTGCCACCGAGAAGCCGGCACCCGCAGCCGTACCGGAGGCTGCGCCGTCGCGGGGTGACGGTGACCAGCGAACCCCTCCATCGCCCCACCGACCCGCGGCTGGGACTGATCGCTCCGACCCGTTCGAGGAACTCCTGATCGCGGCCACAGTGGATGTGCCGGCGTCCCACGCCTCGACGCGCGCAGCCCTGCGCCGAGAGCTCTATCGACGCTCAGCGAAGACGGCGAAGCGTCGACGGATCGTGGCGATCGCGATCACCGGTGGTGTCATGCTCCTCGCCGCCGCAGCGGGAGCAGCGATCGCCTTGCTATCTGCGGTTCCGGCTGCTGATGCGGAACCGTCCGCCCTGGTCCGCTCGTCTCCCAGCGCACTCCCGACAGCCCCCCAGATCTCACGTTTCGAGGCTGCCGCATCGACGGCGGAGTGTGAAACCACGGCCAGCACGGCGACCGTTCAGCTCGCCTGGAAGACCCAGAGTGCAAGTCATGTGGCGCTCGCGGGCGGGGTCGAGGCGAAAGCAGGGCGGATCGCAGACGAACTCCCCTCCGCCAAAGACGAGTACTCGGTGGTCTACCCGTGCGCGGAGGCCTCCTGGACATACACCCTGACCGCGCGGAGCGAAGGCGGTTCGGCAGTCGCAGAAGTGGTCACGGTGGACCGTGTGCTGCCTGACGCACCGACTCAGACCCCGACTCCGCGTGCCAGCACTCCTCAGGACGCACCTGACGTGCCGCGCGCCACCACCGACCCGACGCCCGAGGCCACTGTTCCGCCGGTGGTCGAACCGACGGCGCCGGCTCCGTCCGCATCCCCGGAGCCGACTTCCCCTCCGGAAGAAACGCCCGAACCGCAGGAGCCCATTACTCCTCCCACAGTCGAGGTTCCGCCGCCGACGACCGATCCTGTGTCGCCCCCCGCCGACGATTCGACGGGCGGCGATTCTGCCGTCGGCTGA
- a CDS encoding ABC transporter permease yields the protein MLWIVLKPLMTVLIYGAIFGAVLSSAARPDDWIPFLITGVFVFEYWTGCFGSGSKAITSNAKLVQSLGFPRILLPVAVVIEQAMRMIPIVLLLGVLLLVFGIPISWSWLLVVPILVVMTIFNFGVALIVARLSVWARDIQQLIPTINRILFYVSGILFQADAVFAEQPVPLTIIHLIPTYDFIALVRDVMIPSHSAPLLAYIAAPVWAVLALVFGAVYFWRAEARYGLSD from the coding sequence GTGCTGTGGATCGTGCTGAAGCCGTTGATGACGGTGCTGATCTACGGAGCGATCTTCGGAGCTGTCTTGTCGAGCGCCGCCAGACCCGATGACTGGATCCCCTTCCTGATCACCGGGGTCTTTGTCTTCGAGTACTGGACAGGCTGCTTCGGGAGCGGCTCCAAAGCGATCACGAGCAACGCCAAGCTCGTCCAGAGCCTCGGATTTCCGAGGATCCTTCTGCCCGTAGCTGTCGTCATCGAGCAGGCGATGAGGATGATCCCGATCGTTCTCCTGCTGGGAGTCTTGCTTCTCGTCTTCGGGATCCCCATCAGCTGGTCCTGGCTCCTCGTGGTGCCGATCCTCGTGGTCATGACGATCTTCAACTTCGGAGTCGCTCTCATCGTGGCCCGACTCTCGGTGTGGGCCCGAGACATCCAGCAGTTGATCCCGACGATCAACCGCATCCTCTTCTACGTCTCAGGCATTCTTTTCCAGGCGGATGCGGTGTTCGCGGAGCAGCCCGTGCCCCTCACGATCATCCATCTCATCCCTACCTACGATTTCATCGCCCTCGTGCGTGACGTCATGATCCCCAGCCATTCCGCGCCCTTGCTCGCGTACATCGCGGCTCCCGTATGGGCAGTTCTGGCGCTCGTCTTCGGTGCGGTGTACTTCTGGCGGGCGGAGGCGCGATATGGCCTCAGCGACTGA